A single window of Gambusia affinis linkage group LG18, SWU_Gaff_1.0, whole genome shotgun sequence DNA harbors:
- the LOC122819953 gene encoding uncharacterized protein LOC122819953: MKRFSLNFYGRSSLLKIFDAQTIRSSDAQTIRPSDAQTIRPSDAQTIRSSDAQTIRPSDAQTIRSSDAQTIRSSDAQTIRPSDAQTIRPSDAQTIRPSDAQTIRPSDAQTIRSSDAQTIRPSDAQTIRPSDAQTIRPSDAQTIRPSDAQTIRPSDAQMIRSSVCHTENANFSQSISISSSNVMPPIGIKFTTHLWNPTNLGFKLNTTRSPRKHQSSKYSRQSAESPSLEPGNPTTFCPR; encoded by the exons ATGAAGAGGTTCAGCTTGAACTTCTATGGAAGATCATCCCTGCTAAAAATATT TGACGCCCAAACGATCCGTTCCAGTGACGCCCAGACGATCCGTCCCAGTGACGCCCAGACGATCCGTCCCAGTGACGCCCAGACGATCCGTTCCAGTGACGCCCAGACGATCCGTCCCAGTGACGCCCAGACGATCCGTTCCAGTGACGCCCAGACGATCCGTTCCAGTGACGCCCAGACGATCCGTCCCAGTGACGCCCAGACGATCCGTCCCAGTGACGCCCAGACGATCCGTCCCAGTGACGCCCAAACGATCCGTCCCAGTGACGCCCAGACGATCCGTTCCAGTGACGCCCAGACGATCCGTCCCAGTGACGCCCAGACGATCCGTCCCAGTGACGCCCAGACAATCCGTCCCAGTGACGCCCAAACGATCCGTCCCAGTGACGCCCAGACGATCCGTCCCAGTGACGCCCAGATGATCCGTTCCAGTGTCTGCCACACAG aaaatgccAACTTTTCACAAAGTATTTCTATCTCCAGCTCAAATGTAATGCCACCAATTGGCATAAAATTTACAACACACTTGTGGAATCCCACCAATTTAGGGTTCAAACTGAACACGACACGATCCCCGCGAAAGCACCAATCTTCAAAATACAGTCGGCAATCAGCCGAATCGCCTTCACTGGAACCAGGAAACCCGACGACCTTTTGCCCCCGTTAA
- the LOC122819952 gene encoding E3 ubiquitin-protein ligase TRIM39-like: protein MAASRLLPEDQLRCQICKNIFTFPVTLPCGDNLCKTCILREWGQSVHCQCPICEEVFDERPQLQPNQVLSKMANCLKKSKAKELCTINKSETDSSPYTSDTSAHDSSNSIHESNFHSKLNNILSRSNGNISSGFPRRNTWSNNSSNVNIATPKPRKGYTTTNREMNFHSKLSSTLSRSSSIIESNTSRSNNATSSSSNSNISLAATNTTSGLSLAVDENNFNSTRSQQRVATLGDISCDECTGLKLKAVKSCLVCLASYCETHLKPHLITKGLKKHQLVEPVENLEARMCSYHNKPLELFCRTDQTFTCLLCTLLDHKEHDYLPLSEEAGQKRFVLRGTEETLNRMIQERRGKMQDLRHRTRLNQEAADSKAAVGLQVFTDLKQILENGSDELLRNIEIRQVTAERLTERLIAELGQEVKVLMQSSVDVQELSSSDDHVHILRSFSTVNNIPAMKDWSDVSVQIPLYEEMVRKAVVEAVDQLQATFEKEKCKLKEAELKRVQKFKVNITLDPQTADPWLIVSDDGKQVRLGDFKKFVPDLPKRFNPGGGVVAQQNFGFGRFYFEVQVMDMMKYDFGVVYESINRKKKVTNSHESGHWILSLRKENEYKARASHEIPLSLTQRPQRIGLFVDYDEGLVSFYDVDIAELIFSFNDCSFTERLYPFFNPGHGSRNSASLKIGQ, encoded by the coding sequence ATGGCCGCCAGCCGTCTGCTACCTGAGGACCAGCTCCGGTGCCAAATCTGCAAGAACATCTTTACTTTTCCTGTCACGCTGCCCTGTGGCGACAACTTGTGCAAAACGTGCATCCTAAGAGAATGGGGTCAGAGTGTCCACTGTCAGTGTCCGATATGCGAAGAGGTATTTGATGAACGCCCTCAGCTTCAACCCAATCAAGTCCTCTCTAAGATGGCAAATTGCCTCAAAAAGTCCAAAGCAAAGGAGCTCTGCACCATCAACAAAAGTGAGACAGACAGCAGCCCTTATACGAGCGACACTTCGGCGCACGACAGTAGCAACAGCATTCATGAAAGCAATTTCCACAGCAAACTTAACAACATCCTCAGCAGATCCAACGGCAATATCAGCAGCGGCTTCCCCAGAAGGAATACTTGGAGTAACAACAGTAGCAACGTCAACATTGCAACACCTAAACCCAGAAAAGGCTACACCACCACCAACAGAGAAATGAATTTTCACAGTAAACTTAGCAGCACCCTCAGCAGATCCAGCAGCATCATCGAGAGCAACACCTCTAGAAGCAACAATGCGACGAGCAGCAGTAGCAATAGCAACATAAGCTTGGCTGCCACCAACACCACGAGCGGTCTCAGCCTTGCTGTTGATGAAAACAATTTCAACAGTACTCGGTCGCAACAAAGGGTTGCCACATTAGGAGACATATCCTGCGATGAATGCACGGGACTGAAACTGAAGGCAGTCAAGTCCTGCTTGGTGTGTCTTGCATCTTACTGCGAAACACACCTGAAGCCTCACTTGATCACTAAAGGCCTGAAGAAGCACCAGCTGGTAGAGCCTGTGGAGAACCTAGAGGCCAGGATGTGCTCATACCACAACAAACCGCTGGAGCTGTTCTGCAGGACAGACCAGACATTCACCTGCCTGCTCTGCACCCTCCTAGATCACAAGGAGCACGACTACCTTCCTCTGAGTGAAGAGGCTGGACAAAAGAGATTTGTGCTAAGAGGGACAGAGGAAACGTTGAACCGGATGATTCAAGAGAGACGAGGAAAGATGCAGGATCTCAGGCACAGGACAAGGCTGAACCAAGAAGCTGCAGACAGTAAGGCGGCAGTCGGTCTTCAGGTCTTCACAGATCTGAAACAAATCCTTGAAAATGGTTCAGATGAACTTCTCAGGAATATAGAAATAAGGCAAGTCACGGCAGAGAGGCTAACTGAAAGACTTATAGCAGAGCTGGGGCAGGAAGTGAAGGTACTGATGCAGAGTAGCGTCGATGTGCAAGAGCTCTCATCGTCTGATGATCACGTTCATATTTTGAGAAGTTTTTCAACCGTCAATAACATCCCAGCCATGAAGGACTGGTCAGACGTCAGTGTCCAAATCCCTCTATATGAAGAGATGGTAAGGAAAGCAGTAGTGGAAGCTGTGGATCAGTTGCAGGCTACCTTCGAGAAAGAAAAGTGTAAGCTGAAGGAGGCAGAGCTAAAGAGAGTGCAGAAGTTCAAAGTAAATATAACTCTGGATCCACAGACGGCAGATCCATGGCTCATCGTATCTGACGACGGCAAACAAGTCCGTCTGGGTgattttaagaaatttgttccagatttgccAAAGAGGTTTAATCCAGGAGGGGGAGTCGTGGCACAACAGAATTTCGGTTTCGGGAGGTTCTACTTCGAGGTTCAGGTGATGGACATGATGAAGTATGATTTCGGAGTGGTCTACGAGTCGATCAATAGgaagaaaaaagtcacaaacagTCACGAGAGCGGCCACTGGATACTGAGTCTAAGGAAGGAGAATGAATACAAAGCACGGGCCAGCCATGAAATCCCTCTCAGTCTTACCCAACGTCCTCAGAGAATCGGGCTGTTTGTCGACTACGACGAGGGTTTAGTCTCGTTTTACGACGTCGACATCGCAGAACTCATCTTTTCTTTCAATGACTGCAGCTTCACTGAGAGACTTTATCCATTCTTTAATCCAGGTCATGGTTCAAGGAACTCCGCCTCACTGAAAATAGGACAGTAG